In Arthrobacter sp. StoSoilB5, one genomic interval encodes:
- a CDS encoding DUF3040 domain-containing protein, which produces MPLSEHEQKLLEQLEKQLHEDDPKFANTMGSDPIRSWSTRHVIIGVLGAIAGILLLLVGVSLQQIFVGVLGFVVMGAGVYFATLRGAAFGKARKGKTGKPKSKSSFMSNLEERWDERRRDDN; this is translated from the coding sequence ATGCCCCTCTCGGAGCATGAACAGAAGCTGCTTGAGCAACTTGAGAAGCAGCTTCATGAGGACGATCCGAAGTTTGCCAACACCATGGGTTCGGATCCCATCCGCAGCTGGTCAACCCGGCACGTGATAATTGGTGTACTCGGTGCCATCGCCGGCATTCTCCTGCTGCTTGTCGGCGTGTCACTCCAACAGATTTTCGTTGGTGTCCTCGGCTTCGTCGTGATGGGCGCGGGTGTCTACTTCGCGACTCTTCGGGGTGCGGCGTTCGGCAAGGCCCGGAAGGGTAAAACCGGAAAACCAAAGTCCAAGAGTTCGTTCATGAGCAACCTTGAGGAGCGCTGGGACGAGCGTCGCCGCGACGACAATTGA
- the mraZ gene encoding division/cell wall cluster transcriptional repressor MraZ: MFLGTHSPRLDEKGRIILPAKFREELAEGLVLTRGQERCIYVFSQKEFERIHESMREAPLSSKQARDYIRVFLSGASDEVPDKQGRVTIPPALRAYAGLGRELAVIGAGTRAEIWDAEAWNEYLAEKEAAFSETDDDNLPGFI; this comes from the coding sequence GTGTTTCTTGGCACCCATTCCCCACGCCTTGATGAAAAGGGCCGGATCATACTTCCCGCGAAGTTCCGCGAGGAGCTTGCCGAGGGCCTGGTTCTCACAAGGGGTCAGGAACGCTGTATTTACGTCTTCAGCCAGAAGGAATTCGAGCGCATTCACGAATCGATGCGGGAGGCACCACTGTCCTCCAAGCAGGCTCGTGATTACATTCGGGTTTTTCTGTCTGGAGCCTCTGACGAGGTACCTGACAAGCAGGGGCGCGTGACGATTCCACCGGCGCTCCGGGCCTATGCAGGGCTTGGCCGGGAATTGGCAGTTATTGGTGCCGGCACCCGTGCGGAGATCTGGGACGCCGAGGCTTGGAATGAATACCTCGCTGAGAAGGAAGCAGCCTTCTCGGAAACCGACGACGACAATCTGCCTGGGTTCATCTAG
- the rsmH gene encoding 16S rRNA (cytosine(1402)-N(4))-methyltransferase RsmH, which translates to MEEQDAAKPTSERHVPVLKDRCINLLAPGFEAARSRGETPIVIDATLGMGGHSEAMLQRFPDLHLVGIDRDEEALALAGARLEPFSDRTDLVHAVYDEIEDVLADLGIPEVHGILMDLGVSSLQLDERERGFAYSYDAPLDMRMDTSRGQTAADVVNNYSEEDLVRIIRKWGEEKFAGRIANRIVNARAEKPFATTGELVEQIRGVVPAAAAKSGGHPAKRTFQALRIEVNEELDVLERAVPAAVAATAMGGRIVVMSYHSLEDKIVKAVFQAGSKSSAPLGFPVELEEHKPELKTLTKGTEVPTAAEIAENPRAASARLRAVERIKPRRVA; encoded by the coding sequence GTGGAAGAGCAGGACGCGGCAAAGCCCACATCTGAGCGCCACGTGCCCGTCCTGAAGGACCGCTGCATCAACTTGCTCGCCCCCGGCTTCGAAGCGGCGCGGTCCAGAGGTGAGACTCCAATCGTTATCGATGCCACCCTGGGCATGGGCGGCCACTCCGAGGCCATGCTGCAGCGCTTCCCGGACTTGCACCTCGTGGGGATCGACCGCGATGAGGAAGCGTTGGCCTTGGCCGGCGCGCGGCTGGAACCGTTCTCCGACCGCACGGATCTGGTTCATGCGGTCTATGACGAAATCGAGGACGTCCTTGCCGATCTCGGCATCCCGGAAGTCCACGGCATCCTCATGGACCTGGGTGTCTCGTCCCTGCAGTTGGATGAGCGTGAACGCGGCTTCGCCTATTCCTATGACGCGCCACTGGACATGCGGATGGATACCAGCCGCGGACAGACAGCGGCGGACGTCGTCAATAACTACAGCGAAGAAGACCTGGTTCGCATCATCCGCAAATGGGGTGAGGAAAAGTTTGCAGGCAGGATTGCCAATCGCATTGTGAACGCCCGCGCGGAGAAGCCCTTCGCCACCACCGGAGAACTCGTTGAGCAAATCCGTGGTGTAGTACCTGCTGCTGCCGCCAAGAGTGGTGGCCACCCGGCAAAGCGGACCTTCCAGGCGCTGCGTATCGAGGTCAACGAAGAGCTCGATGTCCTGGAACGGGCCGTTCCGGCCGCCGTCGCTGCGACCGCAATGGGCGGGCGGATCGTCGTCATGTCCTATCACTCGCTGGAGGACAAGATCGTAAAGGCCGTTTTCCAGGCCGGATCCAAGTCCTCTGCTCCGCTCGGATTCCCCGTTGAACTCGAAGAACACAAACCCGAACTGAAAACGCTGACCAAGGGCACGGAAGTGCCCACGGCCGCAGAAATTGCCGAGAACCCGCGCGCGGCGTCTGCCCGACTCAGGGCCGTGGAGCGCATCAAGCCAAGGAGAGTCGCATGA
- a CDS encoding penicillin-binding protein 2, producing MAQNPGKSKKTKVPAARKRLRVGLGIMLTLLLVVGGKLFMVQGLDVGGMAEAALANRLTPQVLPAERGRILDANGTVLASSVIRYNIVVDQVLNTATAEFKRYNEKTEEVETVSRDQGISELASLLGADAAKVRESVTGDKKYFTVAKDVKPELEDRISKLHIPGVAAEGVSKRVYPNGSVAGGVVGFLQDGTTGQAGIEQTQDEVLRGTEGKRVFEIGADGLRIPVATDELTPAVDGSDVKLTLNTDIQYFAQQAIQSQVNKMNAEWGSIIVIDTKTGNLIALADTNAPDPNDPGKVDAKDRGVRSVTAAYEPGSVEKMITASAVIEEGKSFPLDHFTIPPSYTIDGQTFTDAFEHGTEERTLAGILGWSMNTGTVMAGSRLTKEQRYEWLKKFGVGEQTDIGLPAEATGILAKPDQWDERQQYTVLFGQGVSQSTLQTVRAFQSIANDGVMLQPRLIDSYITPEGEEQKVPAKESRQVVSKETAQQMRDILESAVTEGQIKDAAIDGYRVGAKTGTSQAPREDGLAGFDGYTASMVGMAPMDDPRFIVEVVLQRPRGNIYGITNGPVFRSVMSQVLRTYNVAPSTGTPARLPQFVK from the coding sequence GTGGCGCAAAACCCCGGCAAATCAAAAAAGACGAAGGTGCCGGCGGCAAGGAAGCGGCTCCGGGTTGGTCTTGGCATCATGCTGACACTGCTGTTGGTGGTGGGCGGGAAACTCTTCATGGTCCAAGGCCTTGATGTCGGTGGCATGGCGGAAGCCGCCCTTGCCAACCGCCTCACGCCACAGGTACTGCCAGCCGAACGCGGCAGGATCCTGGACGCTAACGGTACCGTCCTGGCCAGCAGCGTCATCCGCTACAACATTGTCGTGGATCAGGTCCTGAACACTGCCACTGCTGAATTCAAGCGGTACAACGAGAAGACTGAAGAAGTAGAGACGGTCTCGCGCGACCAAGGGATCTCCGAGTTGGCATCGCTCCTTGGTGCCGACGCTGCCAAGGTCAGGGAGTCGGTGACCGGTGACAAGAAGTACTTCACGGTGGCCAAGGATGTGAAACCCGAGCTTGAAGACCGAATCTCCAAGCTGCATATTCCCGGTGTAGCTGCCGAAGGCGTCAGTAAGCGTGTCTACCCGAACGGCAGTGTGGCCGGCGGGGTGGTGGGATTCCTCCAGGACGGCACCACGGGCCAGGCGGGCATCGAGCAAACCCAGGACGAAGTTCTCCGGGGTACCGAGGGCAAGCGCGTTTTCGAGATCGGTGCCGATGGCCTCAGAATCCCGGTGGCTACCGATGAGCTCACGCCGGCAGTGGATGGAAGCGACGTCAAGCTGACCCTCAACACGGACATCCAGTACTTCGCACAGCAGGCTATCCAAAGCCAGGTCAACAAGATGAACGCCGAGTGGGGTTCGATCATTGTGATCGACACCAAGACGGGCAACCTCATTGCCTTGGCGGACACGAACGCTCCGGACCCCAACGACCCCGGAAAAGTTGATGCCAAGGACAGGGGTGTGCGTTCTGTGACGGCCGCCTACGAGCCCGGGTCGGTCGAGAAGATGATTACTGCCTCTGCGGTGATCGAGGAAGGTAAGTCCTTCCCGCTGGACCATTTCACCATCCCACCGTCCTACACCATTGATGGCCAGACGTTCACTGATGCGTTCGAGCACGGCACCGAAGAACGCACGCTGGCCGGAATCCTGGGCTGGTCCATGAACACCGGTACCGTCATGGCCGGGAGCAGGCTGACCAAAGAGCAGCGCTACGAATGGTTGAAGAAATTTGGCGTCGGCGAACAAACGGATATTGGCCTTCCCGCGGAGGCCACGGGTATCCTCGCCAAGCCCGATCAGTGGGATGAACGCCAGCAATACACGGTGCTGTTCGGTCAGGGCGTTTCGCAGTCCACGCTGCAGACCGTGCGGGCCTTCCAGTCGATCGCCAACGACGGTGTGATGTTGCAGCCGAGGCTCATCGATAGCTACATCACCCCGGAGGGTGAAGAGCAGAAGGTTCCCGCCAAAGAGTCCCGGCAGGTGGTGTCCAAGGAAACTGCCCAACAAATGCGGGACATCCTGGAAAGCGCAGTGACCGAGGGGCAGATCAAGGACGCAGCCATTGATGGCTACAGGGTGGGCGCCAAGACAGGAACCTCACAGGCGCCCCGCGAGGATGGCCTTGCAGGCTTCGACGGCTACACGGCCTCGATGGTGGGCATGGCGCCCATGGATGACCCCCGGTTCATTGTGGAAGTCGTCCTGCAGCGTCCGAGGGGAAATATCTACGGCATCACCAATGGGCCGGTGTTCCGTTCCGTCATGTCCCAGGTCCTCAGGACCTACAACGTGGCGCCATCCACCGGCACCCCCGCGCGCCTGCCGCAGTTCGTCAAGTAA
- a CDS encoding UDP-N-acetylmuramoyl-L-alanyl-D-glutamate--2,6-diaminopimelate ligase — protein sequence MSEHNEAASHAATPEASTSGFRPASVAAVPLSTLAEALGVAVPEDGDSRGVTGISLNSRAVEPGDLYMALPGASRHGADFVPQAVDAGAVAVVTDDAGARQLALAGEQPVPVLIVEEPRTVVGRLAALIYRSQPDDGGFPTLFGVTGTNGKTTTTYFINSLLRALGKTPGLIGTIEILAGGDPIPSLLTTPESTDVHALLAKMRERGLEAASMEVSSHAVAYHRVDAVMFDVAGFTNLTQDHLDLHGSMDEYFRTKAELFTAGRARKAVVMVDDEWGRELARTADIPVTTLAATQGVPADWSVASTTARGLGTDFELRHADGRILRVHTGLPGDFNVANAALATIMVLASGTDVEALQAALDAHDPFTVAVPGRMQLISTAPAAVVDFAHNPDALARALQAVRSREEGSRVIVVFGATGQRDQSKRPTMGAIAARLADIVIVSDDDPHDEDAAAIRSDVLGGAHAAREAGDLSCEIIESSPRDAAIRLAVDLATPKDTILIAGRGHEVWQEVKGVNLALDDRVELRAALTSRGFSVSTDQRIES from the coding sequence GTGTCAGAGCACAATGAGGCCGCTTCCCACGCCGCGACGCCGGAGGCAAGCACATCCGGCTTCCGCCCGGCATCTGTGGCTGCCGTGCCTTTGTCCACCCTTGCAGAAGCGTTGGGTGTCGCCGTCCCGGAGGACGGCGACAGCAGGGGAGTGACGGGTATCTCGCTGAACTCCCGGGCCGTTGAACCGGGTGATCTTTACATGGCCTTGCCTGGGGCCTCGCGCCATGGCGCTGACTTCGTCCCGCAGGCTGTCGACGCCGGCGCAGTCGCCGTTGTCACGGACGACGCCGGGGCGCGGCAGCTTGCGCTGGCAGGCGAGCAGCCCGTACCGGTTCTTATCGTCGAAGAGCCGCGGACCGTCGTCGGGCGCTTGGCGGCCCTGATCTACCGCAGCCAACCGGACGACGGCGGGTTCCCGACGCTGTTTGGCGTGACCGGGACCAACGGCAAAACGACCACGACATACTTCATCAACTCCTTGCTCCGTGCCCTGGGCAAAACGCCGGGGCTCATCGGAACGATCGAGATCCTGGCCGGCGGAGATCCTATTCCGAGCCTGTTGACCACGCCGGAGTCCACCGACGTCCATGCGCTGCTGGCCAAGATGCGGGAACGCGGGCTGGAGGCGGCCTCCATGGAAGTGTCCTCCCATGCCGTTGCCTATCACCGGGTGGACGCTGTGATGTTCGACGTCGCCGGGTTCACGAACCTGACCCAGGACCATCTGGACCTGCACGGCAGCATGGACGAGTACTTCCGTACCAAGGCGGAGCTGTTCACCGCCGGACGGGCACGCAAGGCTGTGGTGATGGTCGATGACGAGTGGGGCCGCGAGCTGGCGCGAACAGCGGACATCCCGGTCACCACCCTGGCTGCAACGCAAGGCGTCCCGGCGGACTGGTCCGTCGCCTCAACCACCGCCCGTGGACTCGGCACCGATTTTGAACTGCGGCATGCAGACGGCCGTATCCTGCGCGTACACACCGGCCTGCCGGGTGACTTCAACGTCGCGAACGCCGCCCTGGCTACCATCATGGTCCTGGCATCGGGCACAGACGTAGAGGCACTCCAGGCCGCACTCGATGCCCATGACCCCTTTACCGTTGCCGTTCCTGGACGCATGCAACTGATCTCCACTGCGCCGGCCGCCGTGGTTGACTTTGCCCACAATCCTGATGCACTGGCCCGCGCACTCCAGGCTGTCCGGTCGCGTGAAGAAGGCTCGCGGGTGATCGTGGTGTTCGGGGCTACCGGGCAGCGGGATCAAAGTAAGCGTCCGACGATGGGGGCCATCGCCGCTCGCTTGGCAGACATCGTCATTGTCAGTGACGACGACCCCCATGATGAGGATGCAGCGGCTATCCGCTCAGATGTCCTTGGAGGTGCCCACGCAGCCCGTGAGGCCGGGGACCTGAGCTGTGAAATCATCGAATCCTCGCCGCGGGATGCCGCTATCCGACTCGCAGTGGACTTGGCCACCCCAAAGGACACTATCCTCATCGCAGGTCGGGGCCACGAGGTATGGCAAGAGGTGAAGGGCGTCAACCTGGCCCTGGATGACAGAGTGGAATTGCGAGCCGCCTTGACATCCAGGGGATTCAGCGTTTCAACGGACCAGCGGATAGAGTCCTAA
- the murF gene encoding UDP-N-acetylmuramoyl-tripeptide--D-alanyl-D-alanine ligase, giving the protein MIALTAADIAHITHGRLTGDGDIVPTSVVTDSREATPGSLYVAKPGEHADGHDFVDAAFERGAVLVLAERDVTDVEGKPYPAVVVDDAVLAMGALAAEAVRRIRSAREQRGEEFTVIGITGSAGKTTTKDLLAGVLSQAGPTVAPQGSYNGEVGVPLTVFAADTETRFLVIEMGATGIGHIKYLAEMVQPDVGVVLVVGTAHAGEFGGVGNIATAKGELVEALSEHGTAVLNLDDGRVAAMKTRTTARVLGFSASPATNEDVEARNVVVNAAGHPEFELVLPDGGPSVHVRSRLIGGHHVTNLLAAAAAAFAAGIPAADIASSLSSQSAASRWRMERTERPDGVTIINDAYNANPESMRAALRTLADLGQGRRTWAVLGAMLELGEDSIREHTAVGTQVVRLNISRLVVVGREARALYISAIQEGSWGDECSFTETAEEAYELLQRELQPGDLVLFKSSNGVGLRHLGDRIALPPRAEPTGESAVEDAASEGNELL; this is encoded by the coding sequence ATGATTGCACTTACTGCGGCGGATATCGCCCACATCACCCACGGCCGTCTAACCGGAGACGGGGACATCGTGCCCACGTCCGTCGTTACTGATTCCCGGGAAGCCACACCTGGTTCGCTCTACGTGGCGAAGCCCGGCGAGCACGCAGATGGCCATGACTTCGTTGACGCTGCCTTCGAGCGGGGTGCCGTCCTGGTCCTGGCAGAACGCGATGTCACCGACGTCGAGGGCAAGCCGTATCCCGCCGTCGTCGTTGACGACGCCGTCCTCGCTATGGGAGCCCTAGCTGCCGAAGCCGTCCGCCGCATCCGCTCTGCCCGGGAGCAGCGCGGCGAGGAATTCACGGTGATCGGCATAACTGGTTCTGCCGGCAAGACCACCACCAAGGACCTCCTTGCCGGTGTGTTGTCCCAGGCGGGGCCCACGGTTGCGCCGCAGGGTTCATACAACGGTGAGGTCGGCGTGCCCCTGACGGTCTTTGCTGCCGATACGGAGACCAGGTTCCTCGTCATCGAGATGGGCGCCACTGGCATCGGCCACATCAAGTATCTCGCTGAGATGGTGCAGCCCGATGTTGGTGTGGTGCTGGTGGTCGGCACGGCCCACGCAGGCGAATTTGGTGGTGTCGGGAACATCGCCACGGCCAAGGGCGAACTCGTTGAAGCGCTCAGTGAGCACGGCACGGCAGTCCTGAACTTGGACGATGGCCGCGTTGCCGCCATGAAGACCAGGACCACGGCCAGGGTCCTGGGCTTTAGTGCCTCCCCGGCGACCAACGAGGACGTCGAGGCCCGCAACGTTGTGGTCAACGCCGCGGGCCACCCCGAATTTGAACTTGTACTGCCCGACGGCGGCCCTTCCGTTCACGTCCGAAGCCGCCTGATCGGCGGCCATCACGTGACGAACCTGTTGGCGGCGGCTGCTGCAGCGTTTGCCGCGGGCATCCCGGCGGCAGACATTGCTTCCTCGCTTAGTTCACAGTCTGCTGCCAGCAGGTGGCGCATGGAACGAACCGAACGCCCTGACGGTGTCACAATCATCAACGATGCGTACAACGCCAATCCCGAGTCGATGCGGGCTGCACTGCGCACCCTCGCTGATCTTGGCCAGGGCAGGCGGACATGGGCTGTCCTTGGCGCCATGCTCGAGCTCGGAGAGGATTCCATCCGGGAACACACTGCCGTGGGCACGCAAGTGGTTCGCTTGAACATTTCCAGGCTGGTGGTGGTGGGGCGCGAAGCCCGGGCCCTATATATTTCGGCCATCCAGGAAGGTTCGTGGGGGGACGAATGTTCGTTCACGGAAACAGCCGAAGAAGCTTACGAACTCCTGCAACGAGAGCTGCAACCCGGAGACCTGGTGTTGTTCAAGTCCTCCAACGGCGTGGGGCTAAGGCATTTGGGTGATCGGATAGCATTACCCCCACGGGCCGAGCCCACCGGGGAAAGCGCGGTTGAAGATGCCGCAAGCGAAGGGAACGAGCTGCTGTGA
- the mraY gene encoding phospho-N-acetylmuramoyl-pentapeptide-transferase — MIALLIGAGVALLVALIGTPLFIRFLVTKSYGQFIRDDGPTSHHTKRGTPTMGGTVVVAAVLISYFVTHLIMWMMNPRSPGPSASGLLLLFLMVGMGFVGFLDDYIKISNKRSLGLNARAKLILQAAVGIIFAVLVLQFPNEDGLRPASTQISLVRDIPWLDLAFGGTVLGAILFVVWSNLIITAATNGVNLTDGLDGLASGASIMVFGAYTIMGIWQNNQACGSPREAGSGCYQVRDPMDLALLAAILSAALVGFLWWNTSPAKIFMGDTGSLAIGGAVAAFAILSRTELLLAFIGGLFVLITLSVIIQVGFFKLSGGKRVFKMAPLQHHFELKGWAEVTVVVRFWILAGLFVAAGLGIFYAEWVVLL, encoded by the coding sequence GTGATTGCACTTTTGATCGGCGCCGGCGTCGCTCTTCTGGTGGCCCTGATAGGGACGCCGCTGTTTATCAGGTTCCTGGTGACCAAGAGTTATGGACAGTTCATCCGCGACGACGGACCCACCTCGCACCACACCAAGCGCGGCACGCCCACCATGGGCGGAACGGTGGTTGTTGCCGCGGTCCTGATCAGCTACTTCGTGACCCACTTGATCATGTGGATGATGAACCCGCGCTCTCCCGGCCCGTCCGCCTCCGGCCTGCTTTTGCTGTTCCTCATGGTCGGAATGGGCTTTGTTGGCTTCCTGGATGACTACATCAAGATTTCCAACAAGCGCAGCCTGGGGCTGAATGCCCGCGCCAAGCTGATCCTGCAGGCCGCAGTTGGCATTATCTTTGCCGTTCTTGTGCTGCAGTTTCCCAACGAGGACGGACTCCGTCCGGCTTCCACACAGATTTCCCTTGTCCGCGACATTCCCTGGCTGGATCTTGCCTTCGGCGGTACCGTCCTGGGGGCCATCCTTTTCGTGGTTTGGTCCAACCTCATCATCACCGCAGCTACCAACGGCGTGAACCTGACCGACGGCCTGGACGGCCTTGCGTCGGGAGCATCGATCATGGTGTTCGGCGCCTACACGATCATGGGAATCTGGCAAAACAACCAGGCCTGCGGTTCGCCCCGTGAGGCTGGCAGTGGGTGTTACCAAGTGCGGGACCCCATGGACCTGGCGCTCCTGGCGGCAATACTGAGCGCGGCCTTGGTGGGTTTCCTGTGGTGGAATACCTCACCGGCCAAGATCTTCATGGGGGACACCGGCTCCCTGGCAATCGGTGGCGCTGTTGCCGCCTTCGCGATCTTGTCACGCACGGAACTTTTGCTGGCTTTCATCGGCGGGCTGTTCGTCCTCATCACCCTTTCTGTCATTATCCAGGTGGGTTTCTTCAAGCTGTCAGGTGGCAAACGCGTCTTCAAGATGGCCCCGCTCCAACATCACTTCGAACTGAAGGGATGGGCGGAGGTCACGGTTGTTGTCCGCTTCTGGATCCTGGCGGGGCTCTTCGTGGCTGCAGGTCTTGGAATCTTCTACGCTGAATGGGTGGTACTGCTGTGA
- the murD gene encoding UDP-N-acetylmuramoyl-L-alanine--D-glutamate ligase, which yields MGGTAVNANQESAPSANDRLKDLTSWDADWSGLRVVVTGIGVSGFAAADTLIELGAKVVVVDAATTAKAKAQADTLKIVGAVDVLLGEEAVKVLPLIDGNKPELVVTSPGWRPDQALLAAAKRKHIPVWGDVELAWRVRERAGRKTADWLTITGTNGKTTTVGMTESMLQAAGLKAIAVGNVGTPILDALRDPVEYDAFAVELSSFQLHWSQSLSPVASVCLNVAEDHVDWHGSYTSYLADKAKVYENTQKAAIYNADQIETERMVENADVVEGCRAIGFTTNTPGISMLGVVDGLLVDRAFIEERKDSAAELASISDLGPVAPRHMVANALAAAALVRAYGVEPVAVRQGLVNYLPGAHRIQLVAKHNDVLWINDSKATNPHAASAALSAFHNVVWIAGGLSKGVNYDDLVKEHAARLKSVVLIGTDTEALEASLQRHAPDVPVIAQPKGDTESVQTADGNASSPIFGETIMAQAVEAAAGVAEPGDTVLMAPAAASMDQFSSYAHRGDAFVQAVRELVEGQAQTTEE from the coding sequence ATGGGTGGTACTGCTGTGAACGCAAACCAGGAGAGCGCGCCGTCGGCCAACGACCGGCTCAAGGATCTCACCAGCTGGGACGCCGACTGGAGCGGGTTGCGCGTGGTGGTGACGGGGATTGGCGTATCCGGTTTTGCTGCCGCAGATACGCTCATCGAACTTGGCGCAAAGGTTGTTGTGGTGGATGCCGCCACCACGGCCAAAGCCAAGGCACAAGCGGACACCTTGAAAATCGTGGGCGCGGTGGATGTCCTGCTCGGCGAAGAAGCAGTCAAGGTTCTGCCGCTCATCGACGGAAACAAGCCGGAACTCGTTGTGACTTCGCCGGGATGGCGTCCCGACCAGGCCCTGCTGGCCGCTGCCAAGCGCAAGCACATTCCCGTGTGGGGAGACGTCGAATTGGCATGGCGCGTCCGTGAACGTGCCGGCCGGAAGACTGCTGACTGGCTCACCATCACCGGGACCAACGGCAAGACCACCACGGTGGGCATGACCGAATCCATGCTGCAGGCAGCCGGACTCAAAGCCATCGCGGTGGGCAACGTAGGCACGCCCATCCTTGACGCGCTCAGGGATCCAGTGGAGTACGACGCTTTTGCGGTGGAACTCTCCAGCTTCCAGCTGCATTGGAGCCAATCGTTGTCTCCGGTAGCCAGCGTGTGCCTTAACGTCGCAGAAGACCACGTGGACTGGCATGGCTCTTATACCTCGTACCTTGCGGACAAGGCCAAGGTCTACGAGAACACCCAAAAAGCAGCTATCTACAACGCCGACCAAATCGAAACCGAACGCATGGTGGAGAACGCCGACGTCGTGGAAGGTTGCCGCGCGATCGGATTCACCACGAACACGCCTGGCATCAGCATGTTGGGAGTCGTGGACGGGTTGCTGGTTGACCGCGCTTTTATCGAAGAGCGTAAGGACTCAGCCGCCGAACTCGCCTCCATCTCCGATCTTGGGCCAGTGGCACCCCGCCACATGGTGGCCAACGCCTTGGCCGCCGCAGCCCTCGTGCGAGCTTATGGGGTTGAGCCTGTCGCCGTGAGGCAGGGCTTGGTCAACTATCTGCCAGGCGCGCATCGTATCCAGCTCGTGGCCAAACACAACGACGTCCTATGGATTAATGATTCAAAGGCCACCAACCCCCACGCTGCCTCGGCCGCTCTTTCCGCTTTCCACAACGTGGTATGGATTGCTGGCGGGCTCTCCAAGGGCGTGAACTATGACGACCTCGTCAAGGAGCACGCGGCCCGATTGAAGTCCGTGGTGCTCATCGGCACTGATACGGAGGCCCTGGAAGCGTCCCTCCAGCGACACGCACCGGATGTCCCGGTGATAGCGCAGCCCAAGGGCGACACTGAAAGTGTGCAGACCGCGGACGGTAACGCCTCCTCGCCGATTTTCGGTGAGACCATCATGGCCCAGGCTGTGGAGGCAGCAGCCGGCGTGGCTGAGCCAGGTGACACCGTGCTCATGGCCCCAGCGGCTGCATCCATGGATCAGTTCTCTTCCTACGCTCACCGTGGCGACGCTTTCGTCCAGGCAGTACGCGAGCTCGTGGAAGGGCAGGCACAGACCACCGAGGAGTAG